In Phycisphaerales bacterium, the following proteins share a genomic window:
- the fliM gene encoding flagellar motor switch protein FliM, protein MNDILDQSDIDALLAAVDSGAIEEETTAGQLFSRHRRDLDQVEIRAYDFKRPERVSKEQMRSLETLHESFGRIFGAAISGFIRTIVEVKVATTEQMTYSEFISSLPNPTAFNLIRAEQLEGMICLELSPLIVYPLVDRMLGGASNELFIPQRALTVIEIKLLSVVLGRALKALSEAWEGIRRLDFTLVETESNPHLVQIVPPNEVVVVIGFEIKMGARAGTMNLCIPFNVIEPLMPELSAQSWFNVQRDDDDIEFAKRITHSLAGAVLSVGGTLAETTLTLDDLMNLSVGDLIVTDKPATRPVVLTVEGEKKMLAHIGQHRGNRALKIVRPIRPDDRV, encoded by the coding sequence ATGAACGACATACTCGATCAATCCGACATTGACGCCCTGCTCGCCGCGGTCGATTCAGGCGCCATTGAGGAAGAGACCACCGCCGGCCAACTCTTTTCGCGCCATCGCCGCGATCTGGATCAGGTCGAGATCCGGGCGTACGACTTCAAGCGGCCCGAGCGCGTCTCCAAGGAGCAGATGCGCTCCCTCGAGACGCTGCACGAGTCGTTCGGCCGCATCTTCGGCGCTGCGATCTCCGGCTTCATCCGCACCATCGTCGAGGTCAAAGTCGCGACGACCGAGCAGATGACGTACTCGGAGTTCATCTCCAGCCTGCCCAATCCGACGGCGTTCAATCTCATCCGCGCCGAGCAGCTCGAAGGGATGATCTGCCTCGAACTGAGTCCGCTGATCGTCTACCCGCTTGTTGATCGGATGCTCGGCGGGGCGAGCAACGAACTGTTCATTCCCCAGCGCGCGCTCACGGTCATCGAGATCAAACTCCTCAGCGTCGTGCTCGGCCGGGCCCTCAAGGCGCTGAGCGAGGCGTGGGAGGGCATTCGCCGGCTGGACTTCACGCTGGTCGAGACCGAGAGCAATCCGCACCTCGTGCAGATCGTCCCGCCCAACGAAGTCGTCGTCGTCATCGGCTTTGAGATCAAGATGGGCGCGCGCGCGGGCACGATGAACCTGTGCATTCCCTTCAACGTCATTGAGCCGCTCATGCCCGAACTCAGCGCCCAGTCGTGGTTCAACGTGCAGCGCGATGACGATGACATCGAGTTCGCCAAACGCATCACGCATTCGCTCGCCGGCGCGGTGCTGAGCGTGGGCGGCACGCTGGCCGAGACCACGCTCACCCTCGACGACCTGATGAACCTCTCCGTGGGCGATCTGATCGTCACCGACAAGCCCGCCACGCGGCCGGTCGTGCTTACCGTCGAGGGCGAAAAGAAGATGCTCGCGCACATCGGCCAGCACCGCGGCAACCGGGCGCTCAAGATCGTCCGGCCGATCCGTCCTGACGACCGCGTGTGA